Genomic segment of Pleurocapsa minor HA4230-MV1:
AAGCTAGGAGGAATCTGCTTATGCTTAAGCGCCAACGCTACCTTAATAATTCCTGCAATACCTGCTGCGGTTTCAGTATGACCAATATTAGTTTTAACCGAACCAATTAAGCACTTATTTTCAGGCGATCGCTTTTGACCTAAAACTGCCCCCAAAGCATTAGCCTCAATCGGATCGCCAACTTTTGTCCCCGTACCGTGCGCCTCGACATAATCTACCTGAGCAGGATCTAGCCCCACTCTTTGATAAGCTTCTCTTAATACAGCTTCCTGTGCCTGGGGATTTGGTGCTGCCAAACCGTTACTCAAACCATCCTGATTCACAGCACTACTCAAAATTACGCCATAAATATCATCCCCATCTGCTTCAGCCTGGGACAGAGGTTTTAATAGTACTAAACCAGCCCCCTCTCCTCTAACATAGCCATCCGCATTCGCATCAAAGCTCTGACAACGCCCCTCACTAGACATAAATCCGCCTTTGCTAAAGCCCACCATAATTGTTGGCAACAGCAGCATATTTACTCCCCCTGCTAAAGCTAACTCCGATTCTCCTGTCCAGATACTTTGACAAGCTAAATGAACCGCTACCAAGGAAGAAGAACAAGCAGTATCCACCGCTAAACTAGGCCCTTTAAAATCGAAGCTATAGGAAATACGATTAGCTGCAATACAATTGCCCGTACCCGTTGTCGCGTAGGGTTCACTCACAGGCTGTTGCCACATCATGATCGAATAATCATGAGTCCCAATCCCAATAAATACTCCCGTTTTACTACCCTTAAGATTTTCAGGAATTTGACCTGCATCTTCTAAAGTTGACCAAGCAACTTCTAACAAAAGACGTTGTTGCGGATCCATTGTCACTGCTTCTTTGGGGGCGATCCCAAAAAATTGCGGATCAAAACGATCTATATCCTCCAGGAAACCACCCCAGCGAGTATTAGCCTTCCCTGGCTTACTTTGATCCGCATCGTAATATGCATCCACATCCCACCTAGATTTAGGGACTTCAACTATCCCAGTTTTGCCATCTCGGAGCATTGACCAAAAAGCCTGGGGATTCTCTGCGCCTGGAAAACGACAGCCAAGACCAATAATTGCGATGGGTTCTAGTTGCATGGTTGACAGTAGTGGGATTGAAAACTAATTAACTGTCGTGTAGATTAGCATATCTCTAAGTTTTAGTAATACCACAAGGGGACATGTTAAGTAGGTGGGTGTAATTAAATTGGAAATGAGGTTAGGGAGTAACGAGTAACGAGTAACGAGTAATATGCGGAGCGGTATCCTTTAGGACAAATAGCTCTAAAGGTAGGGGTTTGATCAATTATTTTGCCTACCTAATTAGTAATTAGTAATTAGTAATTAGTAATCAGTAATCATAATCCCCAATACTCAATCCTTTCTTGCAGCCAGCCCGACTTTTTCCAGTTGGCGATCGCCCGATTGACTTTAGTCCGTAATTCTTGATACTGCAACCCTTTAGGCATTACTACCGCTAATGCAGCACCAGATAACCTTTCTGGTAGTAGTTGATAGTCAGGATATTCTTGAGTTAAACCAGTAAGTATGGAGCGATCGCCAGCAAAAGCATCAACCTGATTAGTTTCCATTAATTCTAAGGCTGCTGCATAAGAATCTACCCCAACTAAAGTAGCATTAGGTAGTCGATTCTGAATTACGGCAATAGTAGCAGAATTATTAAGCACTGCAATTCTTCTGAGGGCGACACTATCTACATTTTTAATCTGCTGATTTTTAGTAACTATACCTGTCCCGTCTAAATAATAATAAGGACTAAAATCAACAATCCTACTCCTCGGAGTCGTCACCACCACTCTAGCGATCGCCAGATCTACTTCGTTGGTTAAAATTACCTGTAATCGTGCTTGATTCTTAACTGGTAAAAATGCGATCGCTGTTGGATCGCCTAACAATTCTGTCGCTAACTTACGAGCAATATCAATTTCTAAACCAACTAAATTACCACTCTTATTGGTAAAACCTAAAGGACGCAGATTATTTTTGACCGCGACTTTTAACTCTCCCTGGGATACAATTTCTGACCATTCCCTTGCAGCAATTGACTGTGGCGTAATCGTGAGGAAAGCGATCGCCAAGCTAGTTGAAGATATCGCTGTAATTAAATTTAAAAGCCGATGTTTCATTATGCTGTCAGGTTTATTCCCTCAAGCAAATCTAGCACCTGATGAGGATTTTGAAGAATAATTTGTTTATGCTGATACTGCGCTAATTTAGCGATAATCTTTGAACGATGTATCCGAGGGAAATTCCAGACGTATTAAATAAAATCTCTATTTAATCTTTCGGGACAGTTAGCTGCCATATCTGGTCTGTTTTTGCCAGGATACTTTAAATATCTTTGGCACACTCTCCACAAACACAAGTAGCGATTAAAATTGCTACTTTCTGCATCATAATCACCTCTGCGTTATCGGTAAATTAAAAGCGCGAAACTCGGCTTCATCATTAAAACCGAGTCTCTGCAAAATTAATCGCCATTCAATTAAACTTTGAATTTAACAAAAGCTATTAGCTAAACGGGTTCAAATCCCCTCTTCTATCTCGAAAAGATGAAGAGTTTGAATCAATTAATAGTCTAAATCTACTAATTAATAAGCTAAAAGCTAAGAGCTAAGAGCTAATAGCTAACCGTTTCGCGGTTTAATTCGCTGATTGAGCTACTTCCACTACTTTAGTAAAGGCTTCAGGATCTACCATTGCTAGTTGTGCGAGCATTTTACGATTTAAACCCACTTCCGCTTGCTTAAGCTGGTGAGTCAACTTGCTATAGCTCAAACCATTCATTCTGGCTGCTGCATTAATACGGGTAATCCAAAGACGACGAAAATCGCGTTTACGTTTACGGCGATCGCGATAAGCATTACGCAATGCTTTCATCACCTGCTGGTTAGCAGTACGAAATAGTTTGGAATGAGAACCACGGAAGCCTTTAGCCAGCTTAAGAATTTTTTTACGACGTTTGCGGGCGACGTTACCCCGTTTGACTCTACTCATAGTTAATATTTATGGATCTTATTCAGTGAACATTAGCAACTAAATTTAGCTGTAAGGCATCATCGTGCGAATTGCTTTTTCATCAGTCTCATGTACTACTGCCATATTAGATAGGCGACGGCGAGTACGCTCTTTGCTTTTACGCTCTAACAAATGATTTTTGAACGCCTTGCGACGCATGATTTTCTTGCCGCTACCAGTAATGCGAAAACGCTTGGCAGCAGACTTTTTGGTTTTTAGCTTAGGCATGAGCTACAGATAATTAAACACAATTTATAATTGTACCTTGTTTTACCTAGATCTCCAGCAATCACTGATTATTTTGCTCAGAACAGTCTCTACTCAAAAAGATCATCAAAACAAAGTGTTTCCCTATCTCCCTATCTCCCTATCTCCCTATCTCCCCATCTCCCTATCCTACCTAACGTCAAATTATGCTTTAATGGCTGGGATAGTCATCATTAAAGTGTCTTATGGCTCAATTCACTATCTACATTGCGGTAACTAGTCATGGCTTTGGTCATGCTGTACGAGCAGCGACGGTGGCAGAAAAACTACAGCAGTTGCGCCCTGATATTGCTTTAAATTTAGTTACTGTTGCACCAGAATGGTTGCTCAAGTCTTATATCAAAGGGAACTTTGTTTACCGCCAGCGAGTTTTTGATGTGGGCGTAATTCAAAAAGACAGTCTGATTATGGATCGACAGGCTACCTTGAGTAAAATGCGAGAGATCATGAGCCAGCAAGAACAGATTATTGCTGAAGAAGCTCAATATATCCAGGAGCATAAGATCGGCTTGATTTTGGCAGATATTCCTGCTTTAGCTGCACCCATTGCTCGTGCTGCGGGTATTCCTTGCTGGATGATGAGTAATTTTGGCTGGGACTTTATTTATCGTGATTGGGGATCAGATTTTGCAGAAATCGTCACCTGGATGGAAAACTATTATCGTAAGAGCGATCGCCTATTTCGTTTGCCTTTAGCCGAGCCGATGAGCGCCTTTCCTCACCACACGAATGTAGGCTTAACAGGGAGTAAACCCCAATTTAATCACGACGAATTGCTTCAGCGGTTTAACTTAACCACACCTTTAGCCAAGACGATTTTGCTGACTTTTGGGGGCTTAGGTTTGCAGTCAATTCCCTACGAAAATTTAGCGCATTTTGCCGACTGGCAATTTATTACTTTTGATCCCAAAGCACCCGATTTGCCCAATCTTTTGAAAGTTACAGATCAAACTCTACGCCCTTTAGACTTTATGCCCTTCTGTGGCAGAGTAGTCTCTAAACCAGGCTACAGTACTTTTTCTGAGGCTCTATGTTGCGATACGCCGATTGTTTCACTAACTCGTGAAGGATTTGCCGAAGCACCTGTATTACTTAACAGCATTCAAGATTACGCTCAACACCAGATTATTACTACCGATGAATTCTTTACAGGTAACTGGGACTTTCTCCATCAACCCCTGCTTGCCCCGCGTAAAACCGAACGTTTATCAAAAGATGGCGCAACAGCGATCGCTCAAGAAATTTCTGCTTATTTTTCCTAGCATAACCTGAGTTCGGGTTAAGCAGATTGAGGTAAAAGCCAATCAAGACGAAAGCTAGGTTTTTTAGGTTGATGACAATAAGCGATTAATCCGCATAGAGCATATATTTTAATTAAACAACTAAATTGTATTAATTACAGCTAATACTTTTAACCAAGTTTTAGCCCCATAGTGAACAGTAAGTCTAGCAGTTTTATCTGGCATCAATAACTTAACCCAAGACTAAAGTTTGAGAGGACTTATATCTTTCGTTGAGCTAGGAATCGAAACTTTTGTCAGATGTTTATTCTTGGTTAAAACTCTATTCTAAAAACAGAAGGAAGGCAAATAAGCTTAACCTTCAGTTCAAACAACAATATCTCAAATCAAGGAGAAAAATAATGTCCAAAATCAATAACCACGGAATAGGTATAAACAAGATTAACTTGGCTATAGATTTACAAGAGCTTACTTGTGAACAGGCTGCTGCCATTCAGGGTGGCGCTAAAATAACACTATATGAGGATGCAAATTTTCAGGGGGTTAGTGATACTATAGAGATCGGGAGGAGTGGTGAGATAATTAATTTAACTGACAATATTTTAGCTGGCGATATTATTCGTTCTCTCGGCAATGAAGTATCATCATATAGAATTGAATCTGGTACATTTAGTTTGTGGAGTGACCAGGACGCAAGTGGTAGAGGTCTTGTCCAATTAGGCCCAGGCGAAGGCAACCTGGATTCTGGGATGAATGATATTGTTTCCTCGGTATCCGTCGATTTCGCATAGACACATTCTAGCTATTTTACTTCCTTCCCAGTCTAAGATTACCCATTATCAAATAGTTCAATCTCTAGTTTTGGGGAGTAACAGCATAAATATTCTTCAGGCGGGATAGGAAGTAGCTTTGTTTACTATTCATAGTGCGATCTGGTGCGATCGCTCTCTAATTAGTAATCAGTAATCAGTAATTAGTAATCATCACTCTATTTCCCAAGAATCAATCATCTTCTCTACCGTCGGATAAAATTCGGCAAATTTTTCTTTTTCGGCAATATAAATAGCAATATAAACCTGATTATTTTTAATCATAAAAGATTCCATCTGCTGCAACTGTAAAGATCCCTGTTGGCGAGAGTAAATCACGGTTCGAGCAGGAGAGTTATCAATAGTAGTTTTAAAATCTTGGTACAGTTTTCTCTTGCCATTTTCAGTCTGATTAAGGCGATTCAAAACAGTCTGACTATATCGTTCTAGATTAGTTGGTTCAGAAGACAAGTACTCCACTGCAAGATAAACTTTTTCCGCAAATAAATCGGCTTCTGTTTCTTTGGGAGAGGTAAAAACAACCACTTCTCCTGTAATGGGATCGTCTATTTGTCGCTCAGACCAAGTTTGAGGATAGTCAAGGGAAAATTGATAGTCACTATTAATATAATTTGTATACTCGACCAAGTTTTCCTCAGAATTTTTATTTAGACCAACAAAAATAATTACTGAAGCGACAATAAAAGGTAAGGAGAGTAAAAACCAAATTATTCCCCGAACTGATTTAGGCGGACTTATTCGTTTTCGAGTTTTGCCTGTAGATTTAATTGATGATGATTTTTGAGGCAAACGAAAGCCATCAGCAAAAGGTGGGGGAAAAGTAACTACATTTTGCTTAAAATCTAGTTCATTTAAGACTTCCGTTGCCGATTGATAGTAATCACCAGAAGTCTTGCCCACCATTTTATTTAGTATCCTAGCTAACTCAGGTCTAATATTTGCCTTGGGAGAAGGATTTAAGTTAGTTAGATTGTGAGAAATTACTAGATTTGATTTTGCTTGAATAGATTCTGACAAGATACCAGTCAGGGCATAAATAATTGTTTTGCCCAAGGCATGAATATCTGAACTAAAATCTGATTTTGCTGGCTGAGTTTGAGGAGAGAAATCTGGATTAAGTACTTGTTTTGAGTTTTTATGCTCAAATAAAATAACATTTTTGATCGCTGCGAAATTGGTCAGAAATTTTTGACCATCTACATGCTCGATTAAGCTTGAAGGCTGAATATTCAGATGAGCCACGCCCAACTGATGAATAGACTCCAAAACTCCTAAAATTTCCCGTAGCCAGCTTAAAGCCTCTGCCTCATTGATTAATGCATCATTGAGCTTTTGCGCTAAAGTTATCCCCTGAATATATTCCCGAACCAAATAAAATTCGCGATCGCATTCAAAAAAAGCCAAGAGTTGGGGAATCTGCGGGTGCTGACTCACCTTCATCAAAACATCACCATGCGCCACAAATGTTTGCAGGACTTTTTGCCAAGATTGTGTGCCTAAAATTTCCTGCTCGTATTGTGGTTGCAGTTGCTCAATTTGGCATTGCTTTGGATTGCTTGGCGCTAAATCCTCCGCAAGATATGATGTACTCCAGTCGTTTTGAGTGATCTGCTGAACAATACGATAGCGATCGTTCAGGATCTTACCAACTATTGACTTCATTCAGGTTTAACTACGCTCGTAGTAAAAAATAATCAAGATTGATTGATATCTATTGTAACTAAAACAATTTTTAACTAGATATTTCTTGTGCCAATTCAGACAAACGTACTAATACTTCTTGACTATGAATACTTGGTCTAACTCCTAAGAAAGTGGCACGTAAAATCCCTTGAGGATCGATTAAATATGTATGTCTGAGGGACATGCCACTCAGCCAAGAGCCATAAGCTTTACTCACACTACCGTCTGTATCAGCCAATAAGGGGAACTTTAACCCTTCTGAATCACAAAATTCAGCATGAGAATCAACATCATCGACACTAACTCCTAAAATTTGGGCATTTTTCGCTTCGTATTCTGCTAAATCTTGCTGAAAACGGCGGGCTTCGATGGTGCAGCCAGAGGTAAAATCTTTAGGGTAGAAATAGAGTACAACCCATTGCCCTAAATAATCATTTAAAGCAATATCCCCATCCCCTGTGTTGGTTTTGAGGATAAATTCTGGAGCTGGCTGGTCGATTTCTGGTTGTTTGCCTCCCATTGCCCAGGAGCTAGATGGTGCTTGAGCGAAAAGCACTAAACACAAGACAATACTCAACCAAAACCGAATTGAAAACAGACTCTTCATAATGTACATAAAATATGATTTACTTATCATAAGATTACAAGTAATGCTGAAACCATAACAAAAAATTAATCTACGTCGACTAACATGCTGTGCTGTAGTTTTAAACTGAGCGTAGGCTGCCAATTATTGATTACAACAGTTCCTCCGACAAGCCCCAATAGCATATAAATAAAAATCCAGAATTATGAGTACAGATTTGATTGCACCCCATGGCGGAGAGCTAATAAATCGCCTAGCTAGCGCCCAAGAAAAACAAGATTTTTTGGCTAAAGCAGATTCTTTGCCCCGAGTGAAGTTGGATGAAAGGGCAACTTCCGACTTAGTTATGATTGCGATCGGTGGTTTTAGTCCGATTAGCGGTTTTATGGGTCAAAATGATTATTTAGGCGTAGTCAAAGAAATGCGTCTGGCTAATAATCTGCCTTGGTCTGTACCTGTAACCCTTTCCGTCACATCAGCAGTAGCAGAACCTTTAGAAATTGGTAGTTTAGTTCGTCTTGATGATCCCGACGGCAAATTTATTGGCGTTTTGCAACTGACCGAAAAATATACCTACGATAAAGAGTTAGAAGCCGAAAACGTCTATCGTACTTCTGAGAACAAACACCCAGGGGTTAAAGTAGTTTACGAGCAAGGAGAAATTAATCTTGCTGGGCCAGTTTGGCTTTTAGAACGAGCAGCTCATCCTCAATTTCCTAAATACCAGATCGATCCTGCTGCTTCTAGGGCCATGTTTCAAGAAAAAGGCTGGAAAACTATAGTTGGCTTTCAAACTCGCAACCCAATTCATCGCGCTCATGAATACATTATCAAATGCGCTTTAGAAATAGTTGACGGTCTATTTCTGCATCCTCTGGTGGGTGCAACCAAAAGCGATGATATTCCCGCAGATGTCAGAATGCGCTGCTATGAAATTATGCTGGAAAATTACTTTCCTCAAGACCGTGTAGTCTTGGCAATTAATCCTTCGGCAATGCGCTATGCAGGCCCTAGAGAAGCGATTTTCCATGCTTTAATTCGGAAAAACTACGGCTGTACTCACTTTATTGTCGGTCGCGATCATGCTGGCGTGGGCGACTATTATGGCACTTACGATGCTCAAGAAATCTTTGGTGAGTTTACTCCAGAGGAATTAGGCATTATCCCGCTTAAGTTTGAACATGCCTTCTACTGTACCCTGACAGAACAAATGGCAACAGCCAAAACTAGCCCAGCCACCAAAGATGAGCGAATTCACCTGTCGGGAACAAAAGTTAGAGCAATGTTGAGAGAAGGTAAAACTCCTCCTCCACAGTTTTCTCGTCCCAAAGTCGCCGAAGAATTAGCCAGAGCAATGAAAGCTAATTAATCTTGTCATTCAAGCTTGGGTTTAAGGCAACTATCAATTGTCGAAGTGAAATACTATAATTGGTTACAGGTCTGCAAGATTGAATTGGAATAGATCAATATTGGCCTGTAACCTTGGCATTTCAAATAATATTAGCAGTTATCAATTGATAGGCTAATCGCAGATTTCTCAACGCTAATAGCTAATATGGGACTTGACCGCCGAACTTTTTTACAGCAGGCTGGACTGGCGTTATTTACTTGGGGAGCAACCGAAGCAGGAATTGCTTCTCTTGGCAATCATAACCGTCTGGCAGCCTTACTCAAATATCAGCAGACTCTAGCACAACCGACCAGTCGTAAACTAGCTTTACTAATCGGTATCAATCAATATACGGCAGAGGATAATTTAACTGGCTGCTTAATGGATGTGGAGCTACAAAGAGAACTACTAATCCATCGCTTTGGCTTTAATTCTAGCGATATTTTAACTTTAAGCGATCGCCAGGCCACTAGAGAAAATATCGAAACAGCTTTTATTGAGCATTTAACCCAGCAGGCTAAACCAGATGACATAGTGGTGTTTCACTTCAGCGGCTATGGAGGTCAGATTAAAATGCCTTTGGCTTCTGAAGAGTCATTAAAAGAGACAAATGGTAATGATGGTTTTCGTTTGGCTAACAGCTTTATTCCCGTTGATGGGCTGTCTTCCAATAAGAAAGATCTTTTAGCCAACAGTATCCTAGAAGAGACTCTTTTAGTACTGGCACAAACTTTATCTACCGACAAATGTACTTTCGTTTTAGATAGCAGTTTCAAGCAAACTCCCCGCAGTAAACATGGCAGTTTTAAAGTTCGTTCCATCTCCAACATAGCCAATCATCTTAGTTCTCAAGAGTTTGCCTTTCTAGCACAGCTTCAGAATGATTTTGCTGACAAGGGATTAAAGCCTAGTAAGCGATCGCTTTCTCTCCCTGGAGTAGTACTATCTGCTGCTGATAATAATCAAGTAGCAGTTGAAAGACATTGGGATGGCTTTAGCACTGGGCTATTCACCCAAGCATTAACTCAATATTTATGGCACATTACCCCTAGCAGCAAGGTACAGGTGATCCTAGCTCGAACCGCAGAAACCGTCGAACAGTTTATGGGTAGGCAACAAGAGCCGACTCTAAGTAATCCCGAGCCAGCGGCGATCGCCTATTATTTTGGTCTAAATGATACTCCCAATGCTGCGGGAATAATTAGTAAAGTAGATAAAAACAATCATGTTGAGATCAAGTTATTAGGTTTACCTGCCAATGTCATTAATAGCTATGGGGTTAATTGCTGCTTAAGTCTAGTATCTAGTCCTGAAAATTCAGCGCCACAACTTCAAGTCAAATCTAGAGCAGGCTTGATTACGAAAGCAGAACCTCTATCTCCGCTAGAACCCCTTAAAATAGGGCAGTTTGTCCAAGAATCGATCCGTATGCTCAATCGTCATTTGAGCTTGAATTTAGCCTTAGATCATAATTTAAACCGCGTTGAAAGGGTTGATGCCACCAGCGCGATCGCCAATATTCCGACGATTAATTCGGCGGTAGTTGTTAAGGAACAAAACGCTGACTGTTCAATTGGCAAGGTTGTGACTACGCTAGAGCCACCTACTAAAGATTTAGATCCCAGTAATCAACTTTTTGCTTATGGTCTTTACACTGCGGGAGGAAATTTGATTGCTGAAACTATGGGAGTAGCAGAAGAAGCAGTTAAAGTGGCAATAGAGCGTCTACAACCTCAGTTTAATAACTTACTGGCGGCAAAGTGGCTAGAGTTGACTAGCAATGAGTTTTCTTCTCGAATTAAAGCCAACGCTACTTTACTCACCCCAGAAATAAAATCTCCACTCTGGCAAAGAGCGACTTTTGTAGCCACCAATACCCTTGCATCACCAAAAAAGACGCTTTTCTCAACTAATTCTTCGACGGAAATAACCAATAACTTACCTATAATCGCTAGAGGCACTGAAATTAGGCTAAATCTGGGGAATACAGACGATCGCCAACTATATACCATTGTCTTAGGTACTGATTCCCACTGTAATATCTATGCTCTCTATACTCCAGCACAACCATCAACTGTTGAAGGAGCTGTTCAGCTCGAAGAAATTGCGATCGCTCCTCAAGGAGAATTAGTTCTTCCCCCTACCGAAAATTCTTGGAAATGGAAAGTTTCTGAATCTCCAGGAATTAACACTCTCTATGTGATGTTCTCGGTTCAACCTTTTACTGAAACCCTAAAAGCTTTTGCCAACCAGCAAAACTTTAAACTGGATCAACAGCAGGTGCTGAATGTGACTAATCCTATCACCGTAGTTAATGCTTTAATGCAAGATTTGCACAATACTAGTGAAGTGGCGACCAAGCTCCTGCCTAATGAAGATGTCTATGCTCTAGATGTCAATAGCTGGGCAACTTTAAAATTTGTTTATGAAGTGACTAGCAATGATCAGTAATCAGTAATCAGTAATCAGTAATTACATAAATGCAAGCAACTGATATTGTTATTTTGTCGAATGGGCCTGGAGAAGTGACAACCTGGGTGCGTCCTGTCGTTAAAGCTCTAACTCAAGTTTTTGCTGATGATCGAGCAGAAATTAGAATTTCGGTGTTGTTGTCTCCCTGTCCCCATAGTACAGGCAAAGAAGCAGCGATCGCCTCAAGTTATTCGGCAGTAGATCGAGTATTACCTGCTGCCGAGTTTTGGTCTTTTTTGCT
This window contains:
- a CDS encoding peroxiredoxin — protein: MKSLFSIRFWLSIVLCLVLFAQAPSSSWAMGGKQPEIDQPAPEFILKTNTGDGDIALNDYLGQWVVLYFYPKDFTSGCTIEARRFQQDLAEYEAKNAQILGVSVDDVDSHAEFCDSEGLKFPLLADTDGSVSKAYGSWLSGMSLRHTYLIDPQGILRATFLGVRPSIHSQEVLVRLSELAQEISS
- a CDS encoding transporter substrate-binding domain-containing protein — protein: MKHRLLNLITAISSTSLAIAFLTITPQSIAAREWSEIVSQGELKVAVKNNLRPLGFTNKSGNLVGLEIDIARKLATELLGDPTAIAFLPVKNQARLQVILTNEVDLAIARVVVTTPRSRIVDFSPYYYLDGTGIVTKNQQIKNVDSVALRRIAVLNNSATIAVIQNRLPNATLVGVDSYAAALELMETNQVDAFAGDRSILTGLTQEYPDYQLLPERLSGAALAVVMPKGLQYQELRTKVNRAIANWKKSGWLQERIEYWGL
- the rpmI gene encoding 50S ribosomal protein L35, encoding MPKLKTKKSAAKRFRITGSGKKIMRRKAFKNHLLERKSKERTRRRLSNMAVVHETDEKAIRTMMPYS
- the rplT gene encoding 50S ribosomal protein L20, with product MSRVKRGNVARKRRKKILKLAKGFRGSHSKLFRTANQQVMKALRNAYRDRRKRKRDFRRLWITRINAAARMNGLSYSKLTHQLKQAEVGLNRKMLAQLAMVDPEAFTKVVEVAQSAN
- a CDS encoding beta/gamma crystallin family protein yields the protein MSKINNHGIGINKINLAIDLQELTCEQAAAIQGGAKITLYEDANFQGVSDTIEIGRSGEIINLTDNILAGDIIRSLGNEVSSYRIESGTFSLWSDQDASGRGLVQLGPGEGNLDSGMNDIVSSVSVDFA
- a CDS encoding glycosyl transferase, which encodes MAQFTIYIAVTSHGFGHAVRAATVAEKLQQLRPDIALNLVTVAPEWLLKSYIKGNFVYRQRVFDVGVIQKDSLIMDRQATLSKMREIMSQQEQIIAEEAQYIQEHKIGLILADIPALAAPIARAAGIPCWMMSNFGWDFIYRDWGSDFAEIVTWMENYYRKSDRLFRLPLAEPMSAFPHHTNVGLTGSKPQFNHDELLQRFNLTTPLAKTILLTFGGLGLQSIPYENLAHFADWQFITFDPKAPDLPNLLKVTDQTLRPLDFMPFCGRVVSKPGYSTFSEALCCDTPIVSLTREGFAEAPVLLNSIQDYAQHQIITTDEFFTGNWDFLHQPLLAPRKTERLSKDGATAIAQEISAYFS
- the sat gene encoding sulfate adenylyltransferase, which encodes MSTDLIAPHGGELINRLASAQEKQDFLAKADSLPRVKLDERATSDLVMIAIGGFSPISGFMGQNDYLGVVKEMRLANNLPWSVPVTLSVTSAVAEPLEIGSLVRLDDPDGKFIGVLQLTEKYTYDKELEAENVYRTSENKHPGVKVVYEQGEINLAGPVWLLERAAHPQFPKYQIDPAASRAMFQEKGWKTIVGFQTRNPIHRAHEYIIKCALEIVDGLFLHPLVGATKSDDIPADVRMRCYEIMLENYFPQDRVVLAINPSAMRYAGPREAIFHALIRKNYGCTHFIVGRDHAGVGDYYGTYDAQEIFGEFTPEELGIIPLKFEHAFYCTLTEQMATAKTSPATKDERIHLSGTKVRAMLREGKTPPPQFSRPKVAEELARAMKAN
- a CDS encoding caspase family protein — encoded protein: MGLDRRTFLQQAGLALFTWGATEAGIASLGNHNRLAALLKYQQTLAQPTSRKLALLIGINQYTAEDNLTGCLMDVELQRELLIHRFGFNSSDILTLSDRQATRENIETAFIEHLTQQAKPDDIVVFHFSGYGGQIKMPLASEESLKETNGNDGFRLANSFIPVDGLSSNKKDLLANSILEETLLVLAQTLSTDKCTFVLDSSFKQTPRSKHGSFKVRSISNIANHLSSQEFAFLAQLQNDFADKGLKPSKRSLSLPGVVLSAADNNQVAVERHWDGFSTGLFTQALTQYLWHITPSSKVQVILARTAETVEQFMGRQQEPTLSNPEPAAIAYYFGLNDTPNAAGIISKVDKNNHVEIKLLGLPANVINSYGVNCCLSLVSSPENSAPQLQVKSRAGLITKAEPLSPLEPLKIGQFVQESIRMLNRHLSLNLALDHNLNRVERVDATSAIANIPTINSAVVVKEQNADCSIGKVVTTLEPPTKDLDPSNQLFAYGLYTAGGNLIAETMGVAEEAVKVAIERLQPQFNNLLAAKWLELTSNEFSSRIKANATLLTPEIKSPLWQRATFVATNTLASPKKTLFSTNSSTEITNNLPIIARGTEIRLNLGNTDDRQLYTIVLGTDSHCNIYALYTPAQPSTVEGAVQLEEIAIAPQGELVLPPTENSWKWKVSESPGINTLYVMFSVQPFTETLKAFANQQNFKLDQQQVLNVTNPITVVNALMQDLHNTSEVATKLLPNEDVYALDVNSWATLKFVYEVTSNDQ